The following proteins are co-located in the Scomber scombrus chromosome 2, fScoSco1.1, whole genome shotgun sequence genome:
- the scoca gene encoding short coiled-coil protein A yields the protein MNCDIDGDMENQVEMEEKTRLINQVLELQHTLEDLSARVDAVKEENLKLKSENQVLGQYIENLMSASSVFQTTDTKSKRK from the exons ATGAACTGCGACATAGATG GAGACATGGAGAACCAGGTGGAGATGGAAGAGAAGACGAGGTTAATAAATCAGGTCTTGGAACTCCAGCACACCCTGGAAG ATTTGTCAGCACGGGTGGACGCAGTCAAGGAGGAGAACCTGAAGTTAAAGTCTGAGAACCAGGTCCTCGGTCAGTACATCGAGAACCTCATGTCGGCCTCAAGCGTCTTCCAGACCACCGACACCAAGAGCAAAAGGAAATGA